In a single window of the Litorilituus sediminis genome:
- a CDS encoding ABC transporter permease, whose product MNQFKALLLKEYKEAFRDKRALMVALMMAFMAPIMIVVMSKIIIEKAVDQPPVYIKFTGSEYAPKLIEHFKKENLLSFADVPEKDKAIWDERNIVINIPDSYAKDMADGKPIKVFLQADFNDKAVGPPVRRINGAVRDFSLSIGYKRLLLRGVDVRLLNPVKLVEQDTAKPDATFILISMLMGVYMMMAAFMSGLSVAIDSSAGERERNVLEMLLCQPVSTLKIVLAKLCSASTISFIGVLLVIVLTTISVGFVDLTKVGATFSLDIVKASTLLMLLLPICFFASACQLFLAFQTKSFKEAQSTVNMIIAIPAFVPFALMMMDDRPQWLDWTPIAGQSLIIEDIFKGVEVNWLAMLATSGVTIAVTVALVLAVANKLKSEKVVMALS is encoded by the coding sequence ATGAATCAGTTTAAAGCATTACTGTTAAAGGAATACAAAGAAGCCTTTCGTGATAAACGCGCTTTAATGGTGGCCTTAATGATGGCGTTTATGGCGCCAATAATGATAGTGGTTATGTCAAAAATAATCATAGAAAAGGCGGTTGACCAACCACCCGTGTATATTAAGTTTACTGGCAGTGAATATGCGCCTAAGTTAATTGAGCACTTTAAAAAAGAAAACTTACTTAGTTTTGCTGATGTGCCTGAAAAAGATAAAGCAATATGGGATGAGCGTAACATTGTTATTAATATCCCAGATAGTTATGCCAAAGACATGGCTGATGGCAAACCAATTAAAGTTTTCCTTCAGGCTGACTTTAACGATAAGGCGGTAGGGCCACCGGTAAGACGCATTAATGGGGCGGTTCGCGACTTCTCTTTATCCATAGGTTACAAGCGTTTATTACTGCGCGGTGTTGATGTGCGTTTATTAAACCCTGTTAAATTGGTAGAGCAAGATACCGCTAAACCTGACGCTACATTCATACTTATTTCCATGCTAATGGGCGTTTATATGATGATGGCGGCCTTTATGTCGGGTTTATCGGTAGCAATCGATTCAAGTGCGGGTGAGCGAGAGCGTAATGTACTGGAAATGCTACTGTGTCAGCCAGTAAGCACTTTGAAAATTGTACTAGCTAAGCTATGTAGTGCCTCAACAATATCCTTTATCGGTGTTCTTTTGGTTATCGTGTTAACCACTATTTCCGTTGGCTTTGTTGATTTAACCAAAGTTGGCGCCACCTTTAGTTTAGATATTGTTAAAGCATCAACTTTATTGATGTTGTTATTGCCAATTTGTTTCTTTGCTTCGGCTTGTCAGTTGTTTTTAGCTTTTCAAACCAAGAGTTTTAAAGAAGCACAATCGACCGTCAATATGATTATTGCCATTCCAGCCTTTGTGCCATTTGCACTGATGATGATGGATGACAGACCACAATGGCTAGATTGGACCCCAATAGCCGGGCAATCTTTAATCATTGAAGATATTTTTAAAGGTGTTGAGGTCAATTGGTTAGCTATGTTAGCAACAAGCGGTGTCACCATTGCGGTTACCGTTGCTTTAGTGCTGGCGGTTGCTAACAAGTTGAAATCTGAGAAAGTGGTTATGGCGCTAAGCTAG
- a CDS encoding ATP-binding cassette domain-containing protein: protein MIEVNNLHKSFVDKKNTVKALDGLSFTAKDGEITGILGPNGAGKTTCLRTLYGLLSADEGYATIDGIKVTENPLAARANLGIFPDKFGLYERLTAYEQIDYFASIHGMTGASKKAAIEQVIKDLDLEDLAHRKTVGFSQGQRMKVTLAQSLVHQPQNFVLDEPTRGLDVMSTRILRNHLAKFKAKGHCILFSSHVMQEVAALCDRVIIVANGKLAAQGTPAELCELAGETHLEEAFVKLIGSDEGVAA from the coding sequence ATGATAGAAGTAAATAATTTACATAAAAGCTTTGTTGATAAAAAGAACACAGTTAAAGCACTTGATGGTTTATCTTTTACCGCCAAAGATGGCGAAATTACCGGGATTTTAGGGCCAAATGGCGCTGGTAAAACTACCTGTTTACGTACGCTTTACGGCTTACTTTCTGCTGATGAAGGCTATGCGACTATTGATGGTATTAAAGTGACTGAAAACCCATTGGCAGCACGAGCAAACTTAGGCATTTTTCCTGATAAGTTTGGTTTATATGAAAGATTAACTGCTTATGAACAAATAGATTATTTTGCCAGTATACATGGTATGACAGGCGCGAGTAAGAAGGCGGCAATTGAGCAGGTGATCAAAGATTTAGACTTAGAAGATTTAGCGCACCGTAAAACCGTTGGTTTTTCTCAAGGTCAACGTATGAAGGTGACTTTAGCGCAATCTTTAGTGCATCAACCACAGAACTTTGTGCTTGACGAGCCAACTCGCGGTTTAGATGTTATGAGCACCCGCATACTTCGAAATCACTTGGCAAAATTCAAAGCCAAAGGTCACTGTATTTTATTTTCGTCGCATGTAATGCAGGAAGTTGCCGCCTTGTGTGATCGCGTGATTATTGTTGCTAATGGCAAGCTTGCAGCACAAGGCACACCAGCAGAGCTGTGTGAATTAGCAGGCGAAACTCACCTAGAAGAAGCATTTGTCAAATTAATTGGCTCAGACGAAGGAGTAGCAGCGTAA
- a CDS encoding alpha/beta fold hydrolase — MKIMWKALFTVTLLSVSAASSAENSNLTIENCHLGEIRSQVKCGKLVVPENYQQHDGAKISINFAVLPAIDNSEYKTPLMFLAGGPGQAAVELATGLNRIFSEVRKTRDIILVDQRGTGESSALSCDLEDEESVYAVIASEINEQDVKNCIAQFKGDISQFNSENAIRDFDEVRKALGHKKVNIYGGSYGTRAGLVYMRMFPESLDTAVLDSVGPIEVPIGMFGQSGARSFRLLLENCQKSESCHQAFPNLAQEFQAVKARLAKEPVTIDIQHPRLGTPSKFVLDEVKFTGNLRFQLYGVEGRSMVPLVIHQAYLGNYQPLIGLIARTEGEQIVYTGLLFNIVCNEDIPRVSEQMRQADADNNFDGKTSHLAWDVICPLFPSYRPSQEFYQSVTANVPTLILSGDLDPVTPPSNGDYSAKTLPNSHHIVVKNASHTVAMSTCASDIINEFLTSRDPKALDESCLDDVPEESFMTSVNGIQ; from the coding sequence ATGAAAATAATGTGGAAAGCGCTGTTCACTGTTACTTTGTTATCAGTATCAGCCGCTAGTTCGGCAGAAAATAGCAACTTAACCATAGAAAATTGCCATTTAGGTGAGATTCGCTCACAAGTTAAATGTGGCAAGTTAGTTGTGCCAGAGAATTATCAACAGCACGATGGTGCGAAAATATCTATTAACTTTGCTGTGCTACCAGCAATTGATAATAGTGAATATAAAACGCCGCTAATGTTTTTGGCTGGTGGGCCTGGTCAAGCAGCGGTTGAGCTAGCAACTGGCTTAAATCGTATTTTTAGTGAAGTGAGAAAAACTCGCGATATTATTTTGGTCGATCAACGAGGTACGGGCGAAAGTAGCGCTTTATCTTGTGATTTAGAGGATGAAGAAAGTGTTTATGCAGTAATAGCATCAGAGATCAACGAACAAGATGTTAAAAACTGCATTGCCCAGTTTAAAGGCGATATAAGCCAGTTTAATTCTGAAAATGCCATACGAGACTTTGATGAGGTGCGTAAAGCCTTAGGCCATAAAAAAGTCAATATTTATGGTGGCTCTTATGGAACGCGAGCTGGCCTTGTTTACATGCGCATGTTTCCTGAGTCACTTGATACTGCCGTATTAGACAGCGTAGGCCCAATCGAAGTACCTATTGGTATGTTTGGTCAAAGTGGCGCACGTTCATTTAGATTACTATTGGAAAACTGTCAAAAGAGTGAGTCTTGTCATCAAGCCTTTCCTAATCTAGCGCAAGAATTTCAAGCGGTAAAAGCGCGTTTAGCGAAAGAGCCAGTAACAATTGATATTCAACATCCTCGTTTAGGTACACCGAGCAAATTTGTCTTAGATGAAGTTAAGTTTACCGGTAATTTGCGTTTTCAGCTGTATGGTGTAGAAGGGCGCTCTATGGTGCCTTTAGTTATCCACCAAGCCTATTTAGGTAACTATCAACCTTTAATTGGTTTGATTGCGCGCACTGAAGGAGAGCAAATCGTTTATACCGGCTTGCTATTCAATATTGTTTGTAATGAAGATATACCAAGGGTTAGTGAGCAAATGCGTCAAGCGGATGCTGATAATAATTTTGATGGTAAAACCAGCCACCTTGCCTGGGATGTTATTTGTCCATTATTCCCTAGCTATCGTCCAAGTCAGGAGTTCTATCAAAGCGTAACAGCCAATGTACCAACGCTTATATTATCCGGCGATTTAGACCCAGTAACACCGCCAAGTAATGGTGATTATTCGGCTAAAACGTTGCCTAATAGCCATCATATTGTTGTTAAAAATGCTTCCCATACTGTCGCTATGAGTACCTGTGCTAGCGATATTATTAATGAGTTTTTAACCAGTCGCGATCCTAAAGCACTCGATGAGTCATGTCTTGATGATGTGCCAGAAGAGAGTTTTATGACCAGTGTAAACGGTATTCAATAA
- a CDS encoding EF-hand domain-containing protein, which yields MELNQWVDELFEVFDEDKDGVINRSEFVELIDVLLQDKGIRMCETIFNRFDKDHTNSISKDELKEMVIELAL from the coding sequence ATGGAATTAAACCAATGGGTAGATGAGTTATTTGAAGTGTTTGATGAAGATAAGGATGGCGTTATTAATCGTAGCGAATTTGTTGAGCTAATCGATGTGTTATTACAAGATAAAGGCATTCGCATGTGTGAAACCATCTTTAACCGCTTTGATAAAGACCATACTAATTCTATTTCAAAAGACGAACTTAAAGAAATGGTGATAGAGCTCGCTCTTTAA
- the trhA gene encoding PAQR family membrane homeostasis protein TrhA: MQPTIASYCKKEERANAISHGIGALLSCIALYFLLIQASLQANKQSIYFTAYTIYGVSLITLFLASTCYHAIHHPKAKQLFKLLDHCAIYLLIAGTYTPLLLITLAGSLGYGLFVLIWSIALAGIVFKIKLGNRYKKISLATYLGMGFISFAILGKLSEALPSTAIVLLALGGLIYCLGVLFYVQKHIRYTHAIWHLFVLAAAMCHFYMIYLYV, translated from the coding sequence ATGCAGCCAACAATTGCCAGTTATTGTAAAAAAGAAGAAAGAGCCAATGCTATCAGCCATGGCATAGGTGCTTTATTAAGCTGCATTGCTTTATACTTCCTGCTAATACAAGCAAGCTTACAAGCAAATAAACAAAGCATTTATTTCACTGCCTATACTATTTATGGTGTGAGCTTAATTACGCTATTTCTAGCATCAACCTGCTATCATGCAATCCATCATCCAAAGGCTAAGCAGCTGTTTAAGCTATTAGATCACTGCGCCATATACCTGCTAATAGCGGGCACTTATACACCACTACTACTGATAACACTTGCTGGTTCACTAGGCTATGGCTTATTTGTATTAATTTGGTCTATTGCCTTAGCTGGTATCGTTTTTAAAATCAAGCTTGGTAACCGCTACAAAAAGATCTCTTTAGCAACTTACCTAGGTATGGGCTTTATCTCTTTCGCTATTCTTGGCAAATTATCTGAAGCCTTGCCTAGCACAGCTATTGTGCTACTTGCGCTTGGCGGATTAATTTATTGTCTGGGCGTATTATTTTATGTGCAAAAGCACATTCGTTACACACATGCTATATGGCACCTATTTGTGCTTGCTGCGGCTATGTGTCACTTTTATATGATTTATTTATATGTGTAG
- a CDS encoding DUF438 domain-containing protein, whose amino-acid sequence MKAIPQYAMGLPEGHPVKVFFQENALIRALLQQLNEVDINSDFETFFNIFNQLATVEKRFARKENQLFPYLEKYGWTGPSQGMWAFHDKIRDQFRTIRDYIEQKDFFHIDSALYSLSEDLQGLMHIEVVRLFPNALELLSEDDWQEMRASDEEIGWMLSEAPTPYPPQDDTHPGEERRKKRLPFSTDDRIRLNEGFMTGEQLNLMLQFMPVDLTYVDENDRVVFYNRGENRVFPRSAGIIGREVKFCHPPKSVDTVLEILQAFKQGSQDTAEFWIDYRERKIHIRYFAIRDIEGTYKGVIEMSQDITDIRKIEGQKRLLDWQ is encoded by the coding sequence ATGAAAGCAATACCTCAATATGCCATGGGTCTTCCAGAAGGCCACCCAGTTAAAGTATTTTTCCAAGAAAACGCCTTGATCCGCGCGTTACTGCAACAGCTTAATGAAGTCGATATCAATAGTGACTTTGAAACCTTCTTTAATATATTTAATCAACTAGCCACAGTAGAAAAGCGCTTTGCTCGCAAAGAAAATCAATTATTTCCCTACCTAGAAAAATACGGTTGGACAGGCCCTAGCCAAGGCATGTGGGCTTTTCATGACAAAATAAGAGATCAGTTTAGAACAATACGTGATTACATCGAACAAAAAGATTTTTTCCATATCGATAGCGCTTTATATTCATTGTCTGAAGATCTACAAGGGTTAATGCATATTGAAGTAGTGCGACTCTTTCCTAATGCCTTAGAGCTATTATCAGAAGATGATTGGCAAGAAATGCGAGCTAGCGATGAGGAAATTGGCTGGATGCTTTCTGAAGCGCCAACACCTTACCCACCACAAGATGATACACACCCAGGAGAAGAGAGACGCAAAAAGAGACTACCATTCTCTACCGACGATCGTATTCGCTTAAATGAAGGTTTTATGACAGGTGAGCAGTTGAACCTTATGCTGCAATTTATGCCTGTTGACCTAACCTATGTAGACGAAAATGATAGAGTGGTATTCTATAACCGCGGTGAAAACCGTGTCTTCCCTCGTTCTGCCGGCATTATTGGCAGAGAAGTAAAATTTTGTCACCCGCCAAAATCAGTTGATACTGTGCTAGAAATTCTACAAGCCTTTAAGCAAGGTAGCCAAGATACAGCAGAGTTTTGGATTGATTATAGAGAACGTAAAATTCATATACGTTATTTTGCTATTCGTGATATTGAAGGCACATATAAAGGTGTAATTGAAATGTCTCAAGATATTACCGATATACGCAAAATTGAAGGACAAAAGCGCTTACTTGATTGGCAATAA